The following coding sequences are from one Bacteroidia bacterium window:
- the atpG gene encoding ATP synthase F1 subunit gamma: MPSLKEIRGRIKSVRGTQQITKAMKMVSAAKLRKAQDAIIQLRPYASKLKEILQNLSQGAESGVSSPFLQGKENPQTVLLIVVTSNKGLCSSFNSNVIKSTLTAIQEKYSSHQKNKTLFLWCIGKKGHEYFQKRGYQVVNTEFDLFTKLSFDAIAMIAREIMSNYVAGKWDKVDLFYNEFKNIATQIRKHEQYLPTSSVTSVSTNQPTKQSVEYIYEPNKAQILAELIPRSLTIQLFKAILESNAAEHGARMTAMDKATENAQELLGSLRLTYNRARQAAITKEILEIVGGAEALKG, from the coding sequence ATGCCCAGTTTAAAAGAAATTAGGGGACGAATAAAAAGTGTGCGGGGCACCCAGCAAATTACCAAAGCTATGAAAATGGTATCCGCAGCTAAGCTACGTAAAGCGCAGGATGCTATTATTCAACTAAGACCATACGCCTCAAAACTAAAAGAAATTTTACAAAATTTGAGCCAAGGAGCAGAATCAGGAGTTTCAAGCCCGTTTTTACAGGGTAAAGAAAATCCCCAAACCGTTCTACTTATTGTGGTAACATCCAATAAAGGTTTATGCTCTTCATTTAACTCAAATGTGATAAAATCAACTTTAACGGCTATTCAGGAAAAATATTCATCCCATCAGAAAAATAAAACTCTTTTTCTCTGGTGCATCGGCAAAAAAGGACATGAATATTTCCAAAAACGTGGTTATCAGGTGGTTAATACTGAGTTTGATCTTTTTACGAAACTTTCATTTGATGCTATTGCAATGATAGCCCGCGAAATAATGAGTAATTATGTTGCGGGAAAATGGGATAAAGTTGATCTTTTTTACAATGAATTTAAAAATATTGCGACCCAAATTCGGAAACATGAGCAATATTTACCAACTTCGTCTGTAACATCAGTAAGCACAAATCAGCCCACAAAGCAATCTGTTGAGTATATTTATGAACCTAATAAGGCTCAGATCTTGGCAGAGTTAATTCCGAGATCTCTTACTATTCAGCTTTTTAAAGCTATTTTAGAATCGAATGCAGCTGAGCACGGAGCACGTATGACGGCTATGGATAAAGCTACCGAAAATGCACAGGAACTATTGGGTTCTTTGCGTTTGACCTATAATCGTGCAAGACAAGCAGCTATCACCAAAGAAATTTTGGAAATAGTAGGCGGTGCAGAAGCCCTAAAAGGCTAA
- the atpB gene encoding F0F1 ATP synthase subunit A, with product MRYSYLIFFFLYIFGLQTVTLAQDTHQNEPKQSEGSISKLIFHHVSDQHDWHIADIPAGNGHYTPISIPLPWIIINNGVDIFMLHGHSETELAEQAAQKNYLYEHGHIKQTLDGKPVIDLSMTKTAFQILLVCLLMTLIFTSVAGAYKKNEGKAPKGLQSLLEPIIIFVRDEVAKPNLKEKYAGFMPYLLTLFFFIWISNIFGLTPFNSNIAGNISVTAALALLTFIITQFKGTATYWGHIFWFPGVPLPVKFLMLPVELIGIFTKPFALMIRLFANIIAGHFMVLALICMIFIFSKGGENVLAGFGIAPVSIAFTIFIFCLEMLVAAVQAYVFTLLTCVFVGSAMEEHHHEENHAHH from the coding sequence ATGCGTTACAGCTATTTAATATTTTTCTTTCTGTATATTTTTGGGCTGCAAACGGTTACTCTGGCTCAAGATACCCATCAAAATGAGCCGAAACAGTCTGAAGGAAGCATTTCAAAGCTAATCTTTCATCACGTTTCTGACCAGCATGATTGGCACATTGCAGATATTCCGGCAGGGAATGGCCATTATACACCTATTTCCATTCCATTACCTTGGATTATCATCAATAACGGTGTAGATATATTCATGCTACATGGCCATTCTGAAACGGAGTTAGCCGAGCAAGCAGCTCAAAAGAATTACTTATATGAGCATGGCCATATTAAACAAACCTTAGACGGTAAGCCTGTAATTGATCTTTCGATGACCAAAACAGCTTTCCAAATACTATTAGTATGCTTATTGATGACACTTATTTTTACAAGTGTTGCCGGAGCATACAAAAAGAATGAAGGAAAAGCCCCCAAAGGATTACAGTCTTTATTAGAGCCGATTATTATTTTTGTTCGGGACGAAGTTGCTAAACCTAATTTAAAGGAAAAATATGCTGGCTTTATGCCTTATCTGCTGACTTTATTTTTCTTTATCTGGATTTCTAATATTTTTGGTTTAACGCCATTTAACTCGAATATAGCTGGTAACATTTCGGTAACGGCAGCTTTGGCGTTACTAACCTTTATTATCACTCAGTTTAAAGGCACAGCTACTTACTGGGGGCATATTTTTTGGTTCCCCGGAGTGCCGCTTCCTGTCAAGTTTTTGATGCTGCCCGTTGAGCTTATCGGAATATTTACTAAGCCTTTTGCCTTAATGATTCGTTTATTTGCGAATATTATAGCTGGGCACTTTATGGTTTTAGCCTTAATTTGTATGATATTTATCTTTTCTAAAGGTGGAGAAAATGTGTTAGCCGGTTTTGGCATAGCACCGGTATCCATAGCCTTTACGATATTTATCTTTTGCTTAGAAATGTTGGTTGCGGCTGTGCAAGCTTACGTTTTCACACTACTAACTTGTGTTTTTGTTGGCTCTGCTATGGAAGAGCACCATCATGAAGAAAACCACGCACATCATTAA
- a CDS encoding glycosyltransferase, translating into MLEFSWLLIGSGLVLIQTIFWVLLWVAWRTLKPTAENFSPKNESSVSVIICAHNEIKQLPTLISDLLKQRYSNYEVILVDDRSDDGTQEYISSLKCDKLRYIRIEHTAVGWPPKKWAIQTGISHAKNDWLVFTDADCSVGKNWLNSLLSVSYNKNIEVVLGYSPYIVDASLINKFIQVETFLTATSYLGAAKIGFPYMAVGRNTAYRQIFRGTHAQNQFKTTLSGDDDLIINNFAISRKTIPNIDPLSFVFSQPKKTFREWFTQKTRHYGASFRYTTVSKAILVAFHGSFFLLLIGLFSGLFPFWLILFRNFVQYFTLKVSRNKLKHIQPIYVIWLLEPVLLVIQFLLVLRNLMKKPVWK; encoded by the coding sequence ATGCTTGAATTTAGCTGGTTATTAATAGGTTCTGGCCTCGTCTTGATTCAAACAATCTTTTGGGTTCTTTTATGGGTAGCTTGGAGAACATTAAAACCAACAGCAGAAAATTTTTCTCCCAAAAATGAAAGTTCTGTTTCTGTTATTATTTGTGCTCATAATGAAATAAAGCAACTGCCAACGCTAATATCAGATCTTTTAAAGCAACGATATTCAAACTATGAAGTTATATTGGTTGATGACCGATCAGATGATGGTACGCAGGAATATATTAGCTCACTAAAGTGCGATAAATTGCGATACATTCGTATAGAGCATACTGCCGTAGGGTGGCCTCCCAAAAAATGGGCTATTCAAACGGGTATTTCTCATGCCAAAAATGACTGGCTGGTATTTACCGATGCAGATTGTTCTGTGGGTAAAAATTGGCTGAATAGCTTATTATCAGTATCTTACAATAAAAATATAGAAGTTGTTCTGGGTTACAGTCCTTATATAGTTGATGCGAGTTTGATTAATAAATTTATACAAGTAGAAACTTTTTTAACGGCAACATCGTATTTGGGGGCAGCTAAGATCGGCTTCCCGTATATGGCAGTAGGTAGAAACACAGCTTATAGGCAAATCTTTCGTGGTACACACGCCCAAAATCAGTTTAAGACAACTCTTTCCGGTGATGATGACCTGATTATCAATAACTTTGCTATCTCTCGAAAGACTATTCCCAATATTGATCCGTTAAGTTTTGTATTCAGCCAGCCTAAGAAAACGTTTCGTGAATGGTTTACCCAAAAAACGAGGCATTATGGAGCATCTTTTCGCTACACTACTGTTTCCAAAGCCATTTTAGTAGCCTTTCATGGTAGCTTTTTTTTATTATTAATCGGTCTTTTTAGTGGTCTATTTCCTTTTTGGTTAATTTTATTTCGTAACTTTGTTCAATATTTTACACTCAAGGTATCACGGAATAAACTTAAGCATATTCAGCCGATTTATGTGATTTGGTTACTTGAACCGGTATTGCTCGTTATTCAATTCTTACTTGTATTGCGTAATCTGATGAAAAAACCGGTATGGAAGTAG
- a CDS encoding IS5 family transposase, whose protein sequence is MIKHAQIQMSFSQPYVSKRSSKNAFLKQINEVIDWESIVKILQKHYPKGLRPDGRPAYNPIILFKMLLLGVWYKSLSDRDIEDRTNTDLSWMTFVGLSLEDEVPDHSTLCRFRNELAGSNAYDLLLQELNQQLDKHAITVKSGCIIDASITDSPRKPTGKPTYEIAEDRKENEQTEEAIQTQTAELKLVKVNQPGVDDEARWLKKGKETRFGYKKHVITDGNGLVLALETTPANVHDHNHFNTLITKAQVPPKVAIYADKAYKSKAHTTYLKAKGLKDRVCYKAVKNKPLTKLQLKFNQLCGKHRYKIERTFAGTKSWFGGGTARYVGIAKTHAQHALEAIAYNLYRLPKLLVNNMLTPKTAPPQMQLF, encoded by the coding sequence GTGATAAAGCACGCCCAAATACAGATGAGTTTTAGCCAGCCCTACGTTTCTAAACGCAGTTCTAAAAACGCGTTTCTAAAGCAAATAAATGAGGTAATTGATTGGGAATCAATCGTAAAAATACTTCAAAAACACTACCCAAAAGGGCTTAGACCGGACGGCAGACCCGCCTACAACCCCATTATTCTTTTCAAAATGCTACTGCTCGGCGTTTGGTATAAAAGCCTGAGCGACAGAGACATAGAAGACAGGACCAACACCGATTTAAGCTGGATGACCTTCGTTGGGCTGAGTCTTGAAGACGAAGTACCCGACCACAGCACCCTGTGCCGCTTCCGCAACGAACTGGCAGGAAGCAATGCCTACGACTTGCTGTTGCAAGAACTTAACCAACAGCTTGATAAACATGCTATTACGGTAAAATCCGGCTGCATAATAGATGCCTCCATTACCGACAGCCCCCGCAAACCCACCGGAAAACCCACCTACGAAATTGCCGAAGACAGAAAAGAAAACGAACAAACGGAAGAAGCTATACAAACACAAACGGCTGAATTAAAGCTTGTTAAAGTAAATCAACCTGGCGTGGACGACGAAGCCCGCTGGCTCAAAAAAGGCAAAGAAACCCGCTTTGGCTACAAAAAACACGTTATTACCGACGGCAACGGATTGGTCCTTGCCCTGGAGACCACACCCGCCAACGTCCATGACCATAACCACTTTAACACATTGATAACCAAGGCACAAGTTCCCCCAAAAGTCGCCATCTATGCCGACAAAGCCTACAAATCCAAAGCCCATACCACCTACCTCAAAGCGAAGGGACTTAAAGATAGAGTGTGTTATAAAGCAGTGAAAAACAAACCCTTAACAAAATTACAACTCAAATTCAACCAACTCTGCGGCAAACACCGCTACAAAATAGAGCGCACCTTTGCCGGCACCAAAAGCTGGTTCGGCGGCGGCACCGCCCGCTATGTGGGCATCGCCAAAACCCACGCCCAGCACGCCCTGGAAGCAATTGCATACAACCTGTATAGGTTACCTAAGCTATTAGTAAACAATATGTTAACACCAAAAACGGCACCACCTCAAATGCAGCTATTTTAA
- a CDS encoding NHLP family bacteriocin export ABC transporter peptidase/permease/ATPase subunit — MDSLTRFSTKRYQTPTLLQMEAVECGAVSLGIILGYFGLHVPVTQLRIACGISRDGSKASNIVKAARQYGLDARGFKKEIHELKDIDKPFIIFWKFYHFVVVEGFSNQGVWINDPATGPRRVTWQEFDESYTGVCLFFELTEKFQPSEPPIPIWKRIAIELQAYRTQVVFVLIAGISLLVPGLVIPAITRSFIDEVLVGGQLHWIWPILSGLLLTIMLQLGFNWLKENQLLKLETQFSISLSSKFMWHLFRLPVAFFNQRYAGEIGNRLFAAEHLSVALSRQISNHLFDIVSIFFFAIVMFFYDALLAVISITMAVLNFLALRAIHRKRVDTNLHLQQDYAKLTGISLTGLQLIETLKAMGNEGDFFARWAGHQVKATNTQQKLDSVGIFLEHLPLLLAGLNSAIILWIGGYRVLNGDLTIGMLVAFQGIMVSFQRPVYNLMHAGGTLQEIVADLFRLDDIFQNPIENKFQQKYRSALPSKLSGKIALQNITFGYSQLEPPLINDLTLTIEPGKRIALVGGSGSGKTTIVNQIVGLYKPWNGKILFDNIPYEEIPPATLTASMGVVNQEIFMFNGTVRDIVSLWDQSIPESDIIQACKDAEIHDEITARPGGYESEVQEGGKNFSGGQRQRLEIARTLSMNPTILILDEATSALDPLTEVKIDQNIRKRGCTCLIIAHRLSTIRDCDEIIVLKSGNIIQRGTHEELLTVQGYYQELIQSID; from the coding sequence ATGGATAGCCTTACTCGATTTAGCACCAAGCGTTATCAGACTCCGACATTACTTCAGATGGAAGCTGTTGAGTGCGGGGCTGTTTCTTTGGGTATAATTTTGGGCTACTTTGGGCTGCACGTTCCGGTTACTCAATTGCGAATAGCTTGCGGAATTTCACGGGATGGATCTAAGGCCAGCAACATTGTGAAAGCTGCCCGGCAATACGGCTTAGATGCACGAGGATTCAAAAAGGAAATCCATGAATTAAAAGATATTGATAAGCCATTTATCATCTTTTGGAAGTTTTACCATTTTGTTGTAGTAGAGGGGTTTAGCAACCAAGGGGTTTGGATTAATGACCCTGCTACCGGACCGAGGCGCGTTACTTGGCAGGAATTTGACGAAAGCTACACCGGCGTTTGCCTGTTTTTTGAACTCACAGAAAAATTTCAACCCTCTGAACCCCCAATCCCAATTTGGAAACGAATTGCAATAGAGCTACAAGCGTACCGAACACAGGTCGTTTTTGTGCTTATTGCCGGAATCTCTCTCTTAGTTCCCGGGTTAGTAATACCGGCTATCACCAGATCTTTTATTGACGAGGTGCTGGTAGGCGGCCAATTACATTGGATTTGGCCTATTTTATCCGGCTTATTGCTCACTATTATGCTACAATTAGGCTTTAACTGGCTTAAAGAAAACCAATTACTTAAATTAGAAACACAATTTAGTATTTCGCTGAGCAGTAAGTTTATGTGGCATTTATTTCGGCTTCCCGTAGCTTTCTTTAACCAGCGTTATGCCGGTGAAATTGGCAACCGACTATTTGCTGCCGAACATTTATCAGTAGCACTTTCCCGCCAAATTTCTAACCACTTATTTGATATTGTTTCGATATTTTTCTTTGCCATAGTGATGTTTTTTTATGATGCTCTTTTGGCGGTGATTAGTATTACTATGGCAGTGCTAAATTTTTTAGCCTTGCGAGCTATTCACCGAAAAAGAGTGGATACAAATCTGCATCTACAGCAAGACTATGCTAAACTAACCGGAATTTCACTAACCGGCTTACAATTAATAGAAACCCTAAAAGCAATGGGTAATGAAGGTGATTTTTTTGCCCGCTGGGCAGGCCACCAAGTAAAAGCCACTAATACACAACAAAAATTAGATAGTGTTGGTATATTTTTGGAACATTTACCGTTATTATTAGCCGGGCTAAATTCTGCGATAATCCTCTGGATTGGCGGATACCGTGTGCTAAACGGAGATTTAACCATTGGAATGTTGGTAGCTTTTCAAGGAATTATGGTCAGTTTCCAACGACCTGTTTACAACCTGATGCACGCCGGAGGAACTTTACAGGAAATTGTAGCGGATTTATTCCGCTTAGATGATATATTTCAAAACCCTATCGAAAATAAATTTCAGCAAAAATATCGTTCGGCATTACCCAGTAAACTATCCGGAAAAATAGCTTTACAAAATATCACCTTTGGTTACTCTCAGTTAGAACCACCTTTAATTAACGACCTAACTCTAACCATAGAGCCGGGTAAAAGAATAGCCTTAGTAGGAGGCTCCGGAAGTGGAAAAACCACAATCGTAAACCAGATTGTGGGCCTATACAAACCTTGGAACGGAAAAATTTTGTTTGATAACATTCCCTATGAAGAAATCCCGCCGGCTACCTTAACAGCTTCTATGGGAGTTGTTAATCAAGAAATTTTTATGTTTAATGGCACTGTTCGAGATATTGTTTCTTTATGGGATCAATCTATTCCGGAATCAGATATTATTCAAGCCTGCAAAGATGCGGAAATCCATGATGAGATAACGGCAAGGCCGGGAGGCTATGAGTCTGAGGTTCAAGAAGGTGGTAAAAATTTTTCCGGAGGGCAGCGGCAACGGTTAGAAATCGCCAGAACGCTATCTATGAACCCAACAATATTAATCTTAGACGAAGCAACCTCCGCCTTAGACCCGCTTACAGAAGTTAAAATAGACCAAAATATCCGTAAACGCGGCTGTACCTGCCTGATAATAGCTCACCGCTTATCTACTATCCGAGATTGTGACGAAATAATCGTGCTAAAATCCGGTAATATCATTCAACGTGGAACCCACGAAGAACTACTAACTGTTCAGGGCTACTACCAAGAACTCATTCAATCTATTGATTGA
- the atpE gene encoding ATP synthase F0 subunit C, giving the protein MEIGKLGAGIGAGLAAIGAGLGIGRLAASAAEAMARQPEATNDIRGAMILTAAFVEGVALFAVVVCLLLAL; this is encoded by the coding sequence ATGGAAATTGGTAAACTTGGTGCTGGTATTGGTGCCGGTTTAGCTGCTATCGGAGCTGGTTTAGGGATTGGTCGTTTAGCTGCTTCTGCCGCAGAAGCAATGGCTCGCCAACCCGAAGCTACAAACGATATTCGTGGAGCGATGATCTTAACTGCTGCTTTCGTAGAAGGGGTTGCATTGTTTGCCGTCGTTGTTTGTCTATTATTAGCGCTCTAA
- the atpF gene encoding F0F1 ATP synthase subunit B, with amino-acid sequence MELVLPQFGLFFWTIVIFLIFFFILKKFAWGFILKAIQEREQSIETSLKAAEAARIEMEKLTANNEAILRQAQIERDAILREAKMAGEKIVTDAKDKAAKEAAILLERVKNQIQAEKMAALTDIKNQIGELSLKIAETILKNELADKSHHEKYIQSVVSDINLN; translated from the coding sequence ATGGAATTAGTACTTCCTCAGTTTGGATTATTTTTCTGGACAATAGTTATATTTTTAATTTTCTTCTTCATCTTAAAGAAGTTTGCTTGGGGCTTTATCCTAAAAGCAATTCAGGAGCGGGAGCAATCTATTGAAACTTCCTTGAAAGCTGCCGAAGCAGCTCGGATAGAGATGGAAAAACTAACGGCCAATAACGAAGCCATTTTGCGCCAAGCCCAGATAGAGCGTGATGCTATCTTACGCGAAGCAAAAATGGCCGGAGAAAAAATCGTTACCGATGCCAAAGATAAAGCAGCAAAAGAAGCCGCTATCCTATTAGAAAGAGTCAAAAATCAAATTCAGGCCGAAAAAATGGCTGCCCTCACAGATATTAAAAATCAAATTGGCGAACTCTCCCTCAAAATTGCCGAAACCATACTAAAAAACGAACTCGCCGACAAATCGCATCACGAAAAATATATTCAATCCGTAGTATCCGATATTAACCTTAACTAA
- a CDS encoding nucleotide pyrophosphohydrolase, producing MNTLTELQQEVDNWVKTVGVRYYSELTNMAILTEEVGEVARIIARKYGEQSFKSPEAEQEADLADELSDVLFVTICLANQTGVNLAAAFRAGMEKRTKRDATRHANNPKLKNE from the coding sequence ATGAATACCTTAACGGAATTACAACAAGAAGTGGATAATTGGGTCAAAACTGTGGGAGTTCGTTACTATTCGGAGCTAACGAATATGGCAATTTTGACAGAAGAGGTTGGGGAGGTAGCCCGGATTATCGCTCGAAAATATGGGGAACAATCTTTTAAAAGCCCTGAAGCTGAGCAGGAAGCTGATTTAGCTGATGAGCTCAGCGATGTTTTGTTTGTAACAATCTGTTTGGCGAACCAAACCGGAGTTAATTTAGCGGCTGCTTTTCGAGCCGGTATGGAAAAACGCACTAAACGGGACGCAACACGGCACGCTAATAATCCCAAACTGAAAAACGAATAA
- the atpA gene encoding F0F1 ATP synthase subunit alpha: MVEVRPDEVSAILREQLSGFKSTSELEEVGTVLQVGDGIARIYGLSKVQSGELIEFETGLRGMVLNLEEDNVGAVLLGDSEGIKEGSIVRRTGRIASIDVGEGMLGRVVNSLGEPIDGKGPISGSLYASPIERKAPGVIFRQPVNEPLQTGLKAIDAMIPIGRGQRELIIGDRQTGKTAVALDTIINQRPAYEAWKNGDKNAKPVFCIYVASGQKASTIAQVVKTLEKYNALEYSIIVAAPASTPSPLQFFAPFAGAAIGEYFRDTGRHALVIYDDLSKQAVAYREVSLLLRRPPGREAYPGDVFYLHSRLLERAAKIINNDAIAAKMNDLPESFKGLVKGGGSLTALPIIETQAGDVSAYIPTNVISITDGQIFLESNLFNSGVKPAINVGISVSRVGGSAQIKSMKKVAGTLKLDLAQFRELEAFAKFGSDLDATTQRQLDRGRRLVEILKQGQYQPIKVENQVAVIYVGTKGALDKVPVDKIKTFEQEFISVLEASHPQILPELASGAISDNAMQVLNKVATELASRY, encoded by the coding sequence ATGGTAGAAGTCAGACCTGATGAAGTTTCCGCAATCTTACGCGAGCAACTTTCCGGATTCAAATCAACTTCAGAATTAGAAGAAGTTGGAACAGTATTACAAGTAGGCGATGGTATCGCCCGTATTTACGGACTTTCTAAGGTTCAATCCGGTGAACTGATTGAGTTTGAAACCGGCTTACGTGGTATGGTTTTAAACCTCGAAGAAGATAACGTTGGTGCAGTGTTATTAGGTGATTCCGAAGGAATCAAAGAAGGCTCAATAGTACGCCGTACCGGACGTATTGCATCTATTGATGTGGGGGAAGGAATGTTGGGTAGGGTTGTTAACTCCTTAGGAGAACCTATTGACGGAAAAGGTCCTATTAGTGGTAGCCTCTACGCTTCTCCGATAGAGCGCAAAGCGCCAGGGGTGATTTTCCGCCAGCCGGTTAATGAACCCCTTCAAACAGGCCTCAAAGCTATTGATGCGATGATTCCAATTGGGCGCGGCCAACGCGAACTCATCATCGGAGACCGCCAAACCGGCAAAACAGCGGTAGCTCTTGACACCATCATTAACCAAAGACCGGCTTACGAAGCATGGAAAAATGGAGACAAAAACGCCAAACCTGTTTTTTGTATCTATGTAGCTTCCGGCCAAAAAGCCTCTACGATTGCACAAGTAGTTAAAACTTTAGAAAAATATAACGCTTTAGAATACTCGATTATAGTAGCTGCTCCGGCATCTACACCATCTCCGCTACAGTTCTTTGCTCCGTTTGCAGGGGCAGCTATCGGTGAATATTTCAGAGATACCGGCCGCCATGCCTTAGTTATCTATGACGATTTATCCAAACAAGCGGTTGCCTATCGTGAAGTTTCATTATTACTGAGAAGACCTCCAGGCCGCGAAGCATATCCCGGAGACGTTTTTTACCTACATAGCCGCTTATTAGAGCGTGCTGCAAAAATCATCAATAATGATGCAATCGCAGCCAAAATGAACGATCTACCTGAATCTTTTAAGGGATTAGTCAAGGGTGGCGGTTCATTAACAGCACTCCCTATCATCGAAACACAAGCTGGGGACGTTTCCGCCTACATCCCAACGAACGTAATTTCGATCACAGACGGGCAAATTTTCTTAGAATCTAACCTCTTTAACTCCGGTGTAAAACCCGCTATCAACGTTGGAATTTCCGTTTCACGGGTTGGAGGATCTGCACAGATTAAATCTATGAAAAAAGTAGCCGGAACACTAAAACTTGATTTAGCTCAATTCCGTGAGCTAGAAGCATTTGCAAAATTCGGCTCAGACTTAGATGCAACTACTCAAAGACAACTTGACAGAGGTAGAAGATTAGTAGAAATCCTAAAACAAGGACAATATCAGCCAATTAAAGTAGAAAATCAGGTTGCTGTTATTTATGTAGGAACTAAAGGCGCTTTGGATAAAGTCCCTGTTGATAAAATAAAAACATTTGAGCAGGAATTTATTTCGGTTTTAGAAGCCAGTCATCCGCAGATATTACCTGAATTAGCATCCGGAGCTATTTCGGATAATGCAATGCAAGTGTTGAACAAAGTAGCTACAGAATTAGCTTCTCGTTATTGA
- the atpH gene encoding ATP synthase F1 subunit delta translates to MLQDRIAKRYATSIFDLAVEKNQLQSVANDFDTIGSIFKTNREFSLLLKSPIVTADKKRDILKAIFHGKISPITETFLGILVRKGRENVLEVVAREFVALFDKHQNQQKALITSAQQLSPETISLIKKQLENKFNSTILIETKINPDLIGGFVIRIDDLLYDTSILNRIQNLRKQFSENSYIVKL, encoded by the coding sequence GTGCTGCAAGATAGAATCGCCAAACGATACGCTACCTCTATTTTTGACTTAGCTGTAGAAAAAAACCAACTGCAATCAGTTGCCAACGATTTTGATACCATCGGAAGTATTTTTAAAACCAATAGAGAATTTTCACTGCTGCTGAAAAGCCCTATTGTTACAGCAGACAAAAAAAGAGACATCTTAAAAGCAATTTTTCATGGAAAAATTAGCCCCATAACCGAAACTTTCTTGGGTATTTTGGTCAGAAAAGGACGTGAAAATGTTCTGGAAGTAGTAGCCCGTGAGTTTGTAGCCCTTTTTGATAAACATCAAAACCAACAAAAAGCACTTATCACCTCAGCTCAGCAACTTTCCCCTGAAACCATAAGCCTCATCAAAAAGCAACTCGAAAACAAATTTAACTCAACTATTTTAATAGAAACCAAGATTAACCCCGACCTCATCGGCGGTTTTGTCATTCGTATTGATGATTTACTTTACGACACAAGCATCTTAAATAGAATTCAAAATCTAAGAAAGCAATTTTCTGAAAACTCTTATATTGTTAAACTTTAA
- a CDS encoding ACP phosphodiesterase — translation MNFLAHLYLSGDQPAMRVGGFVADFVKGSILNTLPHKVQQGVRLHRQIDSFTDLHPNVQQTVILLKPSLGRYAGVAADILFDHFLAKNFQYYTTYSLPEFVTETHLQLTDYLAYFPPRAQVVWSYCTSQNWLLNYAHWIGIERSFHGMTKRTGQTKFIESLAFIPSLLPEIQHNFEAFWPGLVAFSEHSCAKLLSSDA, via the coding sequence ATGAACTTTTTAGCGCATTTATATCTTTCAGGAGACCAGCCAGCTATGCGGGTTGGCGGATTTGTAGCGGACTTTGTGAAGGGTTCTATCCTCAATACCTTACCACATAAAGTTCAACAAGGCGTTAGGTTGCATCGACAAATAGATTCCTTTACAGATTTGCATCCAAATGTGCAGCAAACTGTAATTTTGCTAAAGCCGTCTTTGGGGCGATATGCAGGCGTTGCCGCCGATATTTTGTTTGACCATTTTCTGGCCAAAAACTTTCAGTATTATACAACCTACTCTTTGCCGGAATTTGTAACCGAAACGCATCTGCAATTAACAGATTATTTAGCTTATTTTCCGCCGCGTGCGCAGGTAGTCTGGAGCTACTGCACCTCCCAAAATTGGCTGCTCAACTATGCGCACTGGATAGGAATCGAACGCAGCTTTCATGGCATGACAAAACGTACCGGACAAACTAAATTTATTGAATCCTTAGCGTTTATCCCAAGTCTTTTGCCTGAAATTCAACATAACTTTGAAGCATTTTGGCCTGGATTGGTAGCGTTTTCTGAACATTCTTGCGCTAAACTTTTATCAAGCGATGCTTGA